In one Lachnospiraceae bacterium GAM79 genomic region, the following are encoded:
- a CDS encoding V-type ATP synthase subunit A: MATGKIKKVAGPLVIAEGMRDANMYDVVRVSESRLIGEIIEMHGDQASVQVYEETSGLGPGAPVESTGMPLSVELGPGLISSIYDGIQRPLDDIMKICGNNLQRGVEVPSLKRDIKWPFVPCVKAGDKVEAGDVIGTVQETVVVTQKIMVPYGIEGTVKEIKSGDFTVEETVCVIETAKGDKKLTLMQKWPVRKGRPYAEKIPPVMPLITGQRVVDAFFPIAKGGVAAVPGPFGSGKTVIQHQLAKWAEADIVVYIGCGERGNEMTDVLNEFPELKDPKTGYSLMERTVLIANTSDMPVAAREASIYTGITIAEYFRDMGYSVALMADSTSRWAEALREMSGRLQEMPGEEGYPAYLGSRLAQFYERAGMVKTLGSEGRTGALSVIGAVSPPGGDISEPVSQATLRIVKVFWGLDSALAYKRHFPAINWLTSYSLYVDNMGKWFEENVNEHWMEDRQKLMTLLQEEAELDEIVKMVGMDALSAGDRLKMEAARSIREDFLHQNSFHEIDTYTPLDKQFRMMELVLAFYEESSEALKSGATIKNILNMEVREKIGRFKYTHPEDVEAEYDKIIKALHQELEAAIAKED; this comes from the coding sequence GTGGCAACAGGTAAGATAAAAAAAGTTGCAGGACCTCTTGTTATCGCAGAGGGAATGCGTGACGCGAATATGTATGACGTTGTCAGAGTAAGTGAGAGCCGATTGATCGGCGAGATCATAGAGATGCATGGAGATCAGGCATCTGTTCAGGTTTACGAAGAGACATCAGGACTTGGACCGGGTGCACCGGTAGAGTCAACCGGAATGCCGCTGTCCGTAGAACTTGGACCGGGACTGATCAGCAGTATCTATGACGGTATCCAGAGACCTTTGGATGATATCATGAAAATCTGTGGAAATAATTTGCAGCGAGGCGTTGAAGTTCCATCATTAAAGAGAGACATCAAATGGCCATTTGTTCCATGCGTTAAGGCAGGGGACAAGGTAGAGGCTGGAGATGTGATCGGAACCGTACAGGAGACAGTTGTCGTAACTCAGAAGATCATGGTTCCATATGGTATAGAAGGAACTGTAAAAGAGATCAAGAGCGGAGATTTCACAGTAGAAGAAACTGTATGTGTGATCGAGACAGCAAAGGGTGATAAGAAACTGACACTGATGCAGAAATGGCCGGTTCGTAAGGGTCGTCCTTATGCAGAGAAGATTCCGCCGGTTATGCCGCTTATCACAGGACAGCGAGTTGTCGATGCATTCTTCCCGATCGCAAAGGGTGGTGTAGCAGCAGTTCCCGGACCATTCGGTAGTGGAAAGACCGTTATCCAGCATCAGCTTGCAAAATGGGCAGAAGCCGATATCGTTGTATACATTGGATGTGGTGAACGTGGAAACGAGATGACAGACGTATTAAACGAGTTTCCTGAACTGAAGGATCCGAAGACAGGATACTCCCTGATGGAGAGAACCGTTCTGATCGCAAATACATCGGATATGCCGGTTGCAGCCAGAGAGGCTTCTATTTACACCGGTATTACGATCGCAGAATATTTCCGTGATATGGGATATTCCGTTGCGCTGATGGCTGACTCTACTTCCAGATGGGCAGAAGCACTTCGAGAAATGTCAGGACGTTTACAGGAGATGCCCGGTGAGGAAGGTTATCCTGCATATCTAGGAAGCCGTCTGGCACAGTTCTATGAGCGTGCCGGTATGGTTAAGACACTTGGTTCGGAAGGAAGAACCGGAGCCTTATCCGTAATCGGAGCCGTATCACCTCCCGGTGGTGATATTTCAGAGCCGGTATCACAGGCAACCCTTCGTATCGTTAAGGTATTCTGGGGACTGGATTCCGCACTGGCTTATAAGAGACATTTCCCGGCGATCAACTGGCTGACCAGTTATTCGCTGTATGTAGATAACATGGGAAAATGGTTTGAGGAAAATGTCAATGAGCACTGGATGGAAGATCGTCAGAAGCTTATGACATTATTACAGGAAGAAGCAGAGCTTGACGAGATCGTTAAGATGGTTGGTATGGATGCCTTATCTGCAGGCGACCGTCTGAAGATGGAAGCAGCCAGATCTATCCGTGAGGACTTCCTGCATCAGAACTCATTCCATGAGATCGACACCTATACACCACTGGATAAGCAGTTCCGCATGATGGAACTTGTGCTGGCATTCTATGAGGAATCATCAGAGGCCTTGAAGAGTGGTGCAACTATAAAGAATATTCTGAACATGGAGGTTCGTGAGAAAATCGGACGTTTCAAATATACACATCCGGAAGATGTGGAAGCAGAATATGACAAGATCATAAAGGCACTTCATCAGGAACTGGAAGCAGCCATAGCAAAGGAGGACTAA
- a CDS encoding V-type ATP synthase subunit F: protein MYRIAVLGEYDSIYGFATLGLETFPVSDAEQGSTQLRRLAESGYAVIYVTESMAEQIKKEIERYKTQMLPAIILIPGVSGNTSAGINGVKKSVEQAVGSDILFSEN, encoded by the coding sequence ATGTATAGAATTGCAGTATTAGGTGAATATGACAGCATCTATGGCTTTGCGACTCTGGGACTTGAGACCTTCCCGGTATCCGATGCAGAACAGGGCAGTACACAGCTCAGAAGACTGGCAGAAAGTGGATATGCCGTTATCTATGTAACAGAGAGCATGGCAGAGCAGATCAAGAAAGAGATAGAGAGATATAAGACGCAGATGCTTCCGGCGATCATCCTGATTCCAGGAGTTTCCGGTAATACATCCGCGGGTATAAATGGAGTAAAGAAATCCGTAGAACAGGCAGTCGGTTCGGACATTCTGTTCAGTGAAAACTAG
- a CDS encoding V-type ATP synthase subunit D codes for MAATQVNPTRMELTRLKKKLVTATRGHKLLKDKRDELMRQFLDMARENMALREKVEVGIKAANTNFVIAKAGMSEQILHTALMAPKQEVQLTCKDRNVMSVDIPVFEYTTKSADENDIYSYGFAFTSGDLDDAVKSLADILPDMLKLAEIEKSCQLLASEIEKTRRRVNALEHVIIPETKEGIRYISMKLDENERSTQVRLMKVKDMMLEEAHHYKEHQFE; via the coding sequence ATGGCAGCTACACAGGTAAATCCTACCAGAATGGAATTGACTCGTTTAAAGAAGAAGCTTGTTACGGCAACCAGAGGCCATAAGTTGTTAAAAGATAAACGAGATGAGCTGATGCGGCAGTTCCTTGATATGGCAAGAGAGAATATGGCGCTTCGAGAGAAGGTTGAGGTCGGTATCAAGGCCGCCAATACGAATTTTGTCATAGCAAAAGCCGGCATGTCTGAACAGATCCTTCATACGGCACTGATGGCACCGAAACAGGAAGTCCAGCTTACCTGCAAGGATCGAAATGTTATGAGTGTAGATATTCCGGTATTTGAATATACAACAAAAAGTGCGGATGAGAATGATATCTATTCTTACGGTTTTGCATTTACCTCCGGTGATCTGGATGATGCAGTAAAGTCACTTGCTGATATTCTTCCGGATATGCTGAAACTGGCGGAGATCGAGAAATCCTGTCAGCTTCTGGCATCGGAGATCGAAAAGACCAGACGACGTGTAAATGCACTGGAGCATGTTATCATTCCTGAGACAAAGGAGGGCATCCGATATATCAGTATGAAGCTTGATGAGAATGAGCGAAGCACGCAGGTGCGACTCATGAAGGTTAAGGATATGATGCTGGAGGAAGCCCATCACTATAAAGAGCATCAATTTGAGTGA
- a CDS encoding M15 family metallopeptidase: protein MLHIFGSTVKKRTVISLAVLYIVLLMIVIIAGKIKKMKLSSENISAPTTGSDEVTELSAQAVQTSTRRSDNNSESSDLDTQAVLQTLASATEAENNGLLTLVNMSHTLPSDWSVDLVQLRNGQSIDRRAYDGLQAMMDDARAEGLDPLICSSYRTQEKQEQLYTNKYNSYIEQGYSSDDAKAYAATWVAYPGTSEHQLGLTVDICSVSNQNLDDSQGDTATQQWLMANCYKYGFILRYPSDKSDITGISYEPWHYRYVGKNVAQEIHDKGICLEEYLEIQQ, encoded by the coding sequence ATGTTACATATATTCGGAAGTACGGTAAAGAAAAGAACTGTCATATCACTTGCCGTCCTTTACATAGTATTATTAATGATTGTAATCATCGCAGGAAAGATTAAGAAAATGAAATTGTCTTCAGAAAATATATCTGCTCCCACTACCGGCAGCGATGAAGTCACCGAACTGTCAGCACAGGCAGTACAAACTTCAACCCGGAGATCAGATAATAATTCAGAATCATCCGATCTTGATACTCAGGCAGTTCTTCAAACACTTGCTTCTGCTACAGAGGCGGAAAATAATGGGCTCTTAACTCTGGTCAATATGTCTCACACATTACCATCTGACTGGAGCGTAGATCTGGTACAGCTCCGAAATGGTCAATCCATTGACCGCCGTGCATATGATGGCTTACAGGCTATGATGGATGATGCCAGAGCCGAAGGTCTTGATCCACTTATCTGTTCGTCTTACCGGACACAGGAAAAGCAGGAACAGCTCTACACGAATAAATACAATTCTTATATCGAACAGGGCTATAGCAGTGATGATGCAAAAGCCTATGCCGCTACCTGGGTCGCCTATCCCGGAACCAGCGAACACCAGCTCGGACTTACCGTTGATATCTGTTCTGTCAGCAACCAGAATCTGGATGATTCACAGGGAGACACCGCTACCCAGCAATGGCTCATGGCAAACTGCTACAAATATGGTTTCATTCTCCGCTATCCTTCTGATAAATCCGATATTACAGGGATCTCTTATGAGCCATGGCACTACCGCTATGTTGGTAAAAATGTGGCACAGGAAATCCACGATAAAGGAATTTGCCTGGAGGAATATCTGGAAATACAGCAATAA
- a CDS encoding leucine-rich repeat domain-containing protein — protein sequence MKGVTYKVTAVSDKVFKGNKKLTTVTIGSNVTKIGKEAFSGCKNLKKITVTAGKLKTISKNAFKGINKKATITVKGTKKAKIALKKQLKKKSIGYVKTWKIK from the coding sequence GTGAAAGGTGTTACTTATAAAGTAACTGCGGTTTCCGATAAAGTATTCAAGGGTAACAAGAAGTTGACAACAGTTACAATCGGAAGCAATGTAACGAAGATCGGTAAAGAAGCATTCTCTGGTTGCAAGAACCTGAAGAAGATCACCGTTACGGCTGGAAAGCTGAAGACCATCAGTAAGAATGCATTCAAGGGCATTAATAAGAAAGCAACCATTACTGTGAAAGGCACAAAGAAAGCAAAGATTGCTTTAAAGAAACAGTTGAAAAAGAAATCCATCGGATATGTAAAGACATGGAAGATAAAATAA
- a CDS encoding class I SAM-dependent methyltransferase, which yields MEKIKIEKGTVQETLLIPLYGRKYAMDLYPDLFMDHDCQALFNRIDFTVPDNMKGMLGNIGCIMGATRQYDMASACRAYLNAHPNACVVNLGCGLDTTFHQVDNGKVKGYNLDFPDTIAIRNELLGNHEREFNIACDLNDISWFDQIDFHPEDGIVFFASGVFYYFKKADVEKLFTAMAEHFIGGKLVFDATKKKGLKSMLKTWLKGFEMKDINVYFSVDDVHTLKEWSGHISSAVSNPYLTGYRPLDKRYGFITNIVFRYLDRSKMCQIIELEFD from the coding sequence ATGGAAAAAATTAAGATTGAAAAAGGAACCGTACAGGAAACACTGTTGATTCCTCTGTATGGAAGAAAATATGCTATGGATCTCTATCCGGATCTCTTCATGGATCATGACTGCCAGGCGCTTTTCAATAGAATTGATTTTACAGTTCCGGACAATATGAAAGGTATGCTGGGAAATATCGGCTGCATTATGGGTGCGACCAGACAATATGATATGGCAAGCGCCTGTCGTGCTTATCTGAATGCACACCCAAATGCCTGTGTTGTAAACCTCGGCTGTGGCCTTGACACCACATTCCACCAGGTCGATAACGGAAAGGTCAAAGGCTACAATCTGGATTTTCCGGATACCATTGCGATCCGGAACGAGCTGCTCGGCAACCATGAACGGGAGTTCAACATTGCCTGTGATCTGAACGATATATCCTGGTTCGATCAGATCGATTTCCACCCTGAAGATGGCATCGTATTCTTTGCATCCGGCGTATTCTACTACTTTAAAAAGGCCGATGTGGAAAAGCTGTTTACCGCCATGGCAGAACATTTCATCGGTGGAAAACTGGTCTTTGATGCAACGAAGAAAAAAGGACTGAAAAGTATGCTGAAGACCTGGTTAAAGGGCTTTGAAATGAAAGATATCAATGTGTACTTCAGCGTAGACGATGTACATACTTTAAAGGAATGGAGTGGTCATATCTCATCTGCAGTGAGCAACCCATATCTGACAGGTTACCGTCCGCTGGACAAGCGCTATGGTTTTATTACAAATATAGTTTTCCGTTATCTGGATCGATCAAAAATGTGCCAGATCATCGAATTGGAATTTGACTAA
- a CDS encoding V-type ATP synthase subunit B — protein sequence MPKEYRTIQEVAGPLMLVHGVENVTYDELGEIELASGEVRRCKVLEINGEDALVQLFENSTGINLSNSKVRFLGRSMELGVSEDMLGRVFDGLGRPIDKGPDILPEERRDINGLPMNPAARNYPSEFIQTGISAIDGLNTLVRGQKLPIFSASGLPHSKLAAQIARQAKVRGTDEPFAVVFAAMGITFEEANFFTESFKETGAIDRTVLFINLANDPAVERIATPRMALTAAEYLAFEKNMHVLVILTDITNYADALREVSAARKEVPGRRGYPGYMYTDLATLYERAGRQRGKNGSITMIPILTMPEDDKTHPIPDLTGYITEGQIILSRELYRKGVTPPIDVLPSLSRLKDKGTGEGKTRGDHSSTMNQLFAAYSRGKDAKELMTILGESALSDIDILYAKFAEAFEKEYVSQGYETDRSIEETLNIGWKLLSILPRAELKRIDDKWLDMYYGK from the coding sequence ATGCCAAAAGAATATAGAACCATACAGGAAGTTGCAGGACCTCTGATGCTGGTACATGGTGTAGAAAATGTCACCTATGATGAACTTGGTGAGATCGAGCTTGCAAGTGGCGAAGTCAGACGATGCAAGGTTCTTGAGATCAATGGTGAAGATGCACTGGTACAGTTATTTGAGAATTCAACAGGTATTAACCTTTCAAACAGTAAAGTAAGATTCCTTGGACGAAGCATGGAGCTTGGCGTATCAGAAGATATGCTTGGCCGTGTATTTGACGGACTGGGAAGACCGATCGATAAAGGACCGGATATCCTTCCGGAGGAGAGAAGAGATATCAATGGTCTGCCAATGAATCCGGCAGCCAGAAATTACCCATCGGAATTTATCCAGACAGGTATCTCTGCTATTGATGGATTAAATACACTGGTAAGAGGACAGAAGCTGCCGATCTTCTCAGCATCAGGACTTCCACATTCGAAGCTAGCAGCCCAGATCGCAAGACAGGCTAAGGTACGTGGAACAGATGAACCATTCGCCGTAGTATTTGCAGCTATGGGTATCACCTTCGAAGAAGCGAACTTCTTCACGGAGAGCTTCAAGGAGACAGGCGCGATCGACAGAACTGTACTGTTCATCAACCTTGCAAATGACCCTGCGGTTGAGCGTATCGCTACCCCTCGTATGGCACTGACCGCTGCGGAATATCTTGCATTTGAAAAGAACATGCATGTATTGGTTATCCTGACGGATATCACAAACTATGCAGATGCGTTACGAGAAGTATCTGCAGCCCGAAAAGAGGTTCCGGGTCGTCGTGGATATCCCGGATACATGTATACAGACCTTGCAACCTTATATGAAAGAGCAGGAAGACAGCGTGGCAAGAACGGTAGTATCACAATGATCCCGATCCTTACCATGCCTGAGGATGATAAGACACATCCAATCCCTGACTTAACAGGATATATCACAGAGGGACAGATCATTTTAAGCCGTGAGCTTTACAGAAAGGGTGTAACACCACCGATCGATGTACTTCCATCCCTGTCACGTCTGAAGGATAAGGGTACCGGTGAGGGAAAGACAAGAGGAGATCATTCCAGCACCATGAACCAGTTATTTGCGGCATATTCCCGTGGTAAGGATGCGAAGGAGCTTATGACGATCCTTGGTGAATCAGCATTGTCGGATATCGATATTTTATATGCAAAGTTTGCAGAAGCATTTGAAAAGGAATATGTATCTCAGGGTTATGAGACAGACAGAAGTATCGAAGAAACATTAAACATCGGCTGGAAGCTGTTATCGATCCTGCCTCGAGCAGAACTGAAACGTATCGATGATAAGTGGTTAGATATGTATTATGGAAAGTAA
- a CDS encoding L-2-amino-thiazoline-4-carboxylic acid hydrolase, translated as MEYGFTQKLFGYFYHNSCMKQAAKQQLDIDKEAIKQEYVSIIKNAKGIGKSRLMSSYCMGAYFIALNRKTSLSPEVCYELYKNGLSANKLFHIAVGNADSYLDKKKMPGRLKWSADSHLRRYENDWVVDIIEGTPQDDFELGYDYHTCGICNLCRDEGCFELAKYLCRMDYVLADMMQMKLTRTKTIAEGADLCDFRYSRK; from the coding sequence ATGGAATATGGATTCACTCAGAAATTATTTGGATATTTCTATCACAACTCCTGTATGAAGCAGGCAGCAAAACAACAACTGGATATTGATAAAGAAGCAATCAAGCAGGAATATGTATCTATTATCAAAAATGCAAAGGGCATCGGCAAATCCAGACTTATGAGCTCCTATTGCATGGGCGCATATTTTATTGCCTTGAATCGTAAGACATCCCTGTCACCGGAAGTCTGCTATGAGCTGTACAAGAACGGCTTATCTGCCAACAAGCTGTTTCATATAGCGGTTGGAAATGCCGACAGCTATCTTGATAAAAAGAAGATGCCGGGCAGACTGAAATGGTCAGCAGATTCTCATTTGCGCCGATATGAAAATGACTGGGTCGTTGATATCATTGAGGGAACTCCTCAAGATGATTTTGAACTTGGCTACGACTATCATACCTGCGGTATCTGTAATCTCTGTCGGGATGAAGGATGCTTTGAACTGGCGAAATATCTCTGTCGGATGGACTATGTTCTCGCGGATATGATGCAAATGAAACTCACCCGGACGAAGACGATCGCTGAGGGCGCAGATCTCTGCGATTTCAGATACAGTAGAAAATAA